From one Streptomyces sp. N50 genomic stretch:
- a CDS encoding DUF6214 family protein has translation MSVWPAWEVQEHDGATSWFHVRLAFPDGARVDALAVVCEQTVSVEDVRAQPALSLDDLTVLADWLEGPLFEACGLQPGEEDVESGGARRARPAWPRGIEGRWQIAQEYRAAQEEGVDPVLAVMCATGHSRRRSLRLISQARDAGFLTPRHARR, from the coding sequence GTGTCCGTGTGGCCCGCGTGGGAAGTGCAGGAGCACGACGGCGCCACCTCGTGGTTCCATGTCCGGCTCGCCTTCCCCGACGGCGCCCGGGTCGACGCGCTCGCCGTGGTCTGTGAGCAGACCGTCTCCGTCGAGGACGTACGGGCCCAACCCGCCCTGTCCCTCGACGACTTGACGGTGCTGGCCGACTGGCTGGAGGGGCCGCTCTTCGAGGCGTGCGGGCTGCAACCCGGGGAGGAGGACGTGGAGTCGGGCGGAGCGCGCCGGGCCCGGCCGGCCTGGCCGCGGGGCATCGAGGGGCGGTGGCAGATCGCTCAGGAGTATCGCGCCGCGCAGGAGGAGGGAGTTGATCCCGTCCTCGCGGTGATGTGCGCGACCGGGCACAGTCGGCGCCGGTCGCTTCGGCTCATCTCGCAGGCGCGGGACGCGGGGTTTCTGACACCTCGTCATGCCCGGCGCTGA
- a CDS encoding FAD-dependent oxidoreductase: MLRVAVVGSGPSGVYTAQSLVQLEPGVLVDVLDRLPCPYGLVRYGVAPDHEKIKSLQNNLRAVLEHERVRFLGGVLVGPGGLSAARLRELYDAVVYCVGAATDRHLGIPGEELPGSWSATEFVSWYSAHPDTTADGFVLGARSAVVIGVGNVAVDVTRILARGAAELSRTDIPQAALTALAASGITDVHMVGRRGPSQARFTTKELRELGGLPDTEVTVDPAELALDPDCLDPSALPGAQRRNVEELRRWAALPPQGAARRIHLRFFLRPVQLLDDAGRVGAVRFERTAPDGRGGVVGTGRFEEIEAQLVLRSVGYRGVPLDGLPFDAEHGTVPHRAGRVVRDGRTVPGEYVAGWIKRGPTGVIGTNRPDAKETVTSLLADASMLVRRDVPEDPLPALRAEGIEPVQWGGWEAIERAEAELGASLGRGGVVKLPDWDALLAAAREARA, encoded by the coding sequence GTGCTGCGTGTCGCCGTCGTCGGCTCCGGGCCGAGCGGGGTCTACACCGCCCAGAGTCTGGTCCAGCTGGAGCCCGGGGTGCTGGTCGACGTCCTGGACCGGCTGCCGTGCCCGTACGGTCTGGTGCGCTACGGCGTGGCACCGGACCACGAGAAGATCAAGTCGCTGCAGAACAACCTGCGCGCGGTCCTGGAGCACGAGCGGGTGCGGTTCCTCGGCGGGGTGCTCGTGGGACCCGGCGGGCTGTCGGCCGCCCGGCTGCGGGAGCTGTACGACGCGGTCGTGTACTGCGTGGGTGCCGCCACCGACCGCCACCTGGGGATTCCCGGCGAGGAGCTGCCGGGCAGCTGGTCGGCGACCGAGTTCGTGTCCTGGTACAGCGCCCACCCGGACACCACCGCCGACGGGTTCGTGCTCGGCGCGCGCTCGGCCGTGGTCATCGGCGTGGGCAATGTCGCGGTGGACGTCACGCGGATACTGGCCCGCGGCGCGGCCGAGCTGAGCCGCACCGACATCCCCCAGGCCGCGCTCACCGCGCTGGCCGCGAGCGGGATCACAGACGTCCACATGGTCGGCCGGCGCGGCCCCTCGCAGGCCCGCTTCACCACCAAGGAACTGCGCGAACTGGGCGGCCTCCCGGACACCGAAGTGACCGTGGATCCGGCCGAGTTGGCGCTGGACCCCGACTGTCTCGACCCCTCCGCCCTGCCCGGCGCCCAGCGCCGCAACGTGGAGGAACTCCGCCGCTGGGCCGCACTCCCGCCCCAAGGCGCCGCACGCCGTATCCACCTCCGTTTCTTCCTCCGTCCCGTCCAACTCCTCGACGACGCGGGGCGCGTGGGCGCGGTCCGCTTCGAACGCACCGCGCCGGACGGGCGGGGCGGAGTGGTCGGAACGGGTCGATTCGAGGAGATCGAGGCGCAGTTGGTGCTCCGCTCGGTGGGTTATCGCGGAGTGCCGTTGGACGGGCTGCCGTTCGACGCCGAGCACGGCACCGTGCCGCACCGGGCGGGCCGGGTCGTACGCGATGGGCGGACCGTGCCCGGCGAGTACGTGGCCGGCTGGATCAAGCGGGGTCCGACCGGCGTCATCGGCACCAACCGCCCGGACGCCAAGGAGACGGTGACGTCCCTGCTCGCCGACGCCTCCATGCTCGTACGACGGGATGTGCCCGAGGACCCGCTCCCCGCACTGCGCGCCGAGGGGATCGAGCCGGTCCAGTGGGGCGGGTGGGAGGCCATCGAGCGGGCCGAGGCGGAGTTGGGGGCCTCGCTCGGGCGGGGTGGTGTGGTCAAACTGCCGGACTGGGATGCCCTGCTGGCGGCGGCACGCGAGGCGCGCGCATAG
- a CDS encoding nucleobase:cation symporter-2 family protein — protein sequence MATTTPVHPVDEVPPVRQLAAFGLQHVLAMYAGAVAVPLIVGGAMKLSAADLAYLITADLLVCGIATLIQCIGFWRFGVRLPIMQGCTFAAVSPMVLIGTTGGGLPAIYGSVIIAGLAIALLAPVFGRLLRFFPPLVTGTVILIIGLSLLPAAGNWAAGGQGSKDFGEPKNIALAAFVLAVVLGVQRFAPAFLSRIAVLIGMAVGLVAAVVFGFTDFSGVGDADWVGISTPFHFGTPTFHASAIVSMLVVALVTMTETTGDLIAVGEMTDRRIEPRSLADGLRADGLSTVLGGVFNTFPYTAYAQNVGLVGMTRVRSRWVVAVAGGILVVLGLLPKLGAVVAAIPAPVLGGAGLVMFGTVAASGLRTLAQVDFKDNHNLTVVAVSVAVGVLPVGVPTIYAQFPDWFQTVMNSGISAGCLTAIVLNLLFNHLPAKGSSPATSAAAPTGAVAEEPVV from the coding sequence ATGGCCACGACCACACCCGTGCATCCCGTCGACGAGGTCCCACCCGTACGGCAGCTGGCCGCCTTCGGGCTCCAGCACGTGCTCGCGATGTACGCGGGCGCGGTCGCGGTGCCGCTGATCGTGGGCGGGGCCATGAAGCTGTCGGCCGCCGACCTGGCGTATCTGATCACCGCGGACCTGCTGGTGTGCGGGATAGCCACCCTCATCCAGTGCATAGGTTTCTGGCGGTTCGGCGTACGGCTGCCGATCATGCAGGGCTGTACGTTCGCCGCGGTGTCGCCGATGGTCCTGATCGGCACGACGGGCGGCGGACTGCCCGCGATCTACGGCTCCGTGATCATCGCCGGGCTCGCCATCGCGCTCCTGGCCCCCGTCTTCGGCAGGCTGCTGCGCTTCTTCCCGCCGCTGGTCACCGGCACGGTGATCCTGATCATCGGTCTGTCCCTGCTGCCGGCGGCGGGCAACTGGGCGGCGGGCGGGCAGGGTTCGAAGGACTTCGGTGAACCCAAGAACATCGCGCTCGCCGCGTTCGTCCTCGCGGTCGTGCTCGGAGTGCAGCGGTTCGCGCCGGCCTTCCTCAGCCGGATCGCGGTGCTGATCGGCATGGCGGTGGGACTGGTGGCCGCGGTGGTGTTCGGGTTCACGGACTTCAGCGGGGTCGGGGACGCCGACTGGGTCGGCATCAGCACGCCGTTCCACTTCGGTACGCCCACCTTCCACGCCTCGGCGATCGTGTCGATGCTGGTGGTGGCGCTGGTGACGATGACCGAGACGACCGGTGACCTGATCGCGGTCGGCGAGATGACCGACCGCAGGATAGAGCCGCGTTCGCTCGCGGACGGGCTGCGCGCCGACGGCCTCTCCACCGTCCTCGGCGGCGTCTTCAACACCTTCCCGTACACGGCGTACGCCCAGAACGTCGGCCTCGTCGGCATGACCCGGGTCCGCAGCCGCTGGGTCGTCGCGGTCGCCGGCGGCATCCTCGTCGTCCTCGGTCTGCTGCCCAAGCTGGGCGCGGTCGTCGCGGCGATCCCGGCGCCGGTGCTCGGCGGCGCGGGTCTGGTCATGTTCGGCACGGTCGCGGCGAGCGGTCTGCGCACCCTGGCCCAGGTCGACTTCAAGGACAACCACAACCTCACCGTCGTCGCCGTCTCGGTGGCCGTGGGCGTGCTCCCGGTCGGGGTGCCGACGATCTACGCGCAGTTCCCGGACTGGTTCCAGACGGTGATGAACAGCGGCATCAGCGCGGGCTGCCTGACGGCGATCGTACTGAACCTGCTCTTCAACCACCTTCCGGCGAAGGGGAGTTCGCCCGCGACCAGCGCTGCGGCTCCCACCGGCGCTGTCGCGGAGGAGCCGGTCGTCTAG
- a CDS encoding SGNH/GDSL hydrolase family protein, with the protein MQPTRRTAIVATTATALSALVATNPASAEGSSAPPAAHWVNTWTAMPQLTEPGNLPPAPFTGTASVLVDTTLRQTLRVTTGGRKLRLRFSNAYGDTPLPLTSVTLALPQDGRAGASAIVPGSSRPVTFAGRGSATVPVGAQLVSDPLDLDLRPASVLTVTTYLATGQPSLALTSHPGSRTTSYLRTGDHTEDQDLLPGATPVDHWYLLSDVEVLAPRASTAVAIVGDSLTDGRGSTTNANDRWPDQLYDRLRAHPATASVAILNQAAGGNRVLDDGLGPNVLARLDRDVLSRSGVTRLIVFEGVNDIGTADATPTAQHRVTEDLLAAYAQIVVRAHAQGIRVYGATLLPFGGNTYDDPAGERESSRRTVNSWIRTAGCFDAVLDFDRAVRDPADPRRLLPSLQVGDWLHLNPAGYGVLAATVPAGLLR; encoded by the coding sequence GTGCAGCCCACGAGACGGACAGCGATCGTCGCCACGACGGCAACGGCGCTGTCGGCCCTGGTCGCCACCAACCCCGCAAGCGCCGAGGGAAGTTCGGCCCCTCCTGCCGCGCACTGGGTGAACACCTGGACAGCGATGCCCCAGCTCACCGAGCCCGGCAACCTGCCACCCGCGCCGTTCACCGGGACCGCCTCGGTCCTCGTCGACACCACCCTGCGCCAGACACTCCGCGTCACCACCGGCGGCCGGAAGCTGCGCCTGCGCTTCTCCAACGCCTACGGCGACACCCCGCTCCCGCTCACCAGCGTGACACTGGCGCTCCCGCAGGACGGCAGGGCGGGAGCGAGCGCGATCGTGCCCGGCAGCAGCAGACCGGTGACCTTCGCCGGACGCGGATCGGCGACCGTCCCCGTCGGCGCCCAACTGGTCTCCGACCCCCTGGACTTGGACCTGCGCCCCGCGTCCGTCCTGACCGTGACGACGTACCTGGCGACGGGCCAGCCCTCGCTCGCGCTCACCTCGCACCCTGGCTCACGCACGACGTCGTACCTCCGCACCGGCGACCACACCGAGGACCAGGACCTACTGCCCGGGGCGACCCCGGTCGACCACTGGTATCTGCTGAGCGACGTCGAGGTCCTGGCCCCGCGCGCGAGCACGGCCGTAGCGATCGTGGGCGACTCGCTCACCGACGGCCGGGGCTCCACGACCAACGCCAACGACCGCTGGCCCGACCAGCTCTACGACCGCCTCCGCGCCCACCCCGCCACCGCGTCCGTGGCGATCCTGAACCAGGCCGCCGGAGGCAACCGCGTCCTCGACGACGGGCTCGGCCCCAACGTCCTCGCCCGCCTCGACCGCGACGTCCTCTCCCGCAGCGGGGTCACCCGCCTCATCGTCTTCGAGGGCGTCAACGACATCGGTACCGCCGACGCGACCCCCACCGCCCAACACCGGGTCACCGAGGACCTGTTGGCCGCCTACGCCCAGATCGTCGTCCGCGCCCACGCCCAGGGCATCCGCGTCTACGGCGCGACCCTGCTCCCCTTCGGCGGCAACACCTACGACGACCCGGCGGGAGAGCGTGAGTCCTCCCGCCGGACGGTCAACTCCTGGATCCGCACGGCCGGTTGCTTCGACGCGGTCCTCGACTTCGACCGCGCCGTACGCGATCCGGCCGACCCGCGCCGACTGCTCCCGTCCCTCCAGGTCGGCGACTGGCTGCATCTCAATCCGGCGGGGTACGGGGTGTTGGCCGCGACGGTCCCTGCCGGACTACTGCGCTGA